Proteins from a genomic interval of Channa argus isolate prfri chromosome 11, Channa argus male v1.0, whole genome shotgun sequence:
- the LOC137135587 gene encoding selenocysteine insertion sequence-binding protein 2-like produces MQDQPDTWKCEYTLEKLNMDKESKLSTAARPFDPEHQRRLRKKPSEIHSASSPLLVIPSPYVTDQTLRGNRSGLSSKSTGEGGDGSRNHGYSSSRRVRETNNDFYQKDGSERNQQAKASKVNNDFPAQGTIVDKNSLDAQRGGRRGGYRGTRYGPGSAEKSKSVETDSVPFEVKMTDFPELTGVSLGKAQPPLVQKECWGPTLTSPQKQASTRKFVSRGSSSRPDFLETANIAKPDSCTVSLGQPVVTSWANVASQPPKKPVPVDKAISSNHIQTGEMTAQQQVGAPGKKKRRKKKKKSKDADEDPEDESEGPKLYQEPPKFEDEEEFPGLGLAVTGADRLTSSRNAAKLYKEENQREVGQHQSAEQNKEKTTAMKGQKAEKVSGKKSKVPVQLDIGNMLAVLEKKQQSQKPNQDTKPVILSVGGGLPVVQKQPSVQRKPPWQQDKIAHNPLDSTSPLVKKGKQREVPKAKKPTPLKKVILKEREERKQRHLMEEMGLLPENELKPENDAAEEKHCEANASDEFGSPTEELDDQLEFNGMSQMIEEGDEETNKDQEIVEQQTTSPVPCAVYQPKIHSRKFRDYCSQMLSRDVDECVTTLLKELVRFQDRLYQKDPMKARMKRRIVMGLREVLKHLKLRKVKCVIISPNCERIQSKGGLDEAIHTIIDTCREQRVPFVFALSRKALGRCVNKAVPVSLVGIFNYDGAQDCYHKMIELSSEARRAYEVMVTSLEQTEQAEPEQAEDNEEELQISSLGKKADAIPDTTQVEEPEYIKVWKRMLEKENNHTFLNFEEQLSSMHLDNEYTENSEDEKS; encoded by the exons ATGCAAGATCAACCGGACACGTGGAAATGTGAATACACattggaaaaactgaacatggaTAAG GAGAGCAAACTGTCAACTGCTGCCCGCCCTTTTGACCCTGAACACCAGAGAAGACTGAGGAAGAAGCCTTCAGAGATCCACTCAGCCTCATCACCTTTACTTGTGATACCGAGCCCATATGTTACTGACCAGACTTTAAGAGG GAATAGGTCAGGTCTGAGCTCAAAGTCaacaggagaaggaggagatggGTCAAGGAATCATGGCTACAGCAGCAGCCGTCGTGTTAGAGAAACGAATAATGATTTCTATCAGAAAGATGGGTCTGAACGGAATCAACAAGCAAAG GCATCAAAAGTTAACAATGACTTCCCTGCACAAGGCACAATTGTGGACAAGAACTCACTTGATGCACAGAGGGGCGGAAGAAGAGGAG GTTATAGGGGAACCAGATATGGCCCAGGCTCTGCAGAAAAGTCGAAATCAGTAGAGACTGACTCCGTCCCATTTGAAGTGAAGATGACTGATTTTCCAGAGTTAACTGGTGTTTCACTGGGCAAAGCGCAACCTCCTCTAGTTCAAAAAGAGTGTTGGGGTCCAACTCTTACAAGCCCTCAAAAGCAAGCCTCTACACGGAAG TTTGTCAGTAGGGGATCCTCATCAAGACCCGATTTCCTAGAAACTGCCAATATTGCTAAGCCAGATTCCTGCACTGTTTCATTAG GTCAGCCAGTGGTGACTTCCTGGGCTAATGTTGCCTCTCAGCCGCCAAAGAAACCTGTCCCTGTAGATAAGGCAATCAGCAGCAACCACATTCAG acAGGAGAAATGACTGCACAGCAACAAGTGGGAGCGCCAGGCAAGAAAAAacggaggaagaagaaaaagaaatctaaagATGCTGATGAAGACCCAGAAGATGAGTCAGAAGGACCAAAACTTTATCAGGAGCCTCCAAAATTTGag GATGAAGAGGAGTTTCCAGGTTTGGGTCTAGCTGTGACTGGTGCTGATAGGTTGACAAGCAGCCGCAATGCAGCAAAGTTATACAAAGAG gaaaaccaaagagaagtTGGCCAGCATCAGTCTGCTGAAcaaaacaaggagaaaacaactGCAATGAAGGGACAG aaaGCTGAAAAAGTCTCTGGCAAGAAGAGCAAAGTTCCTGTTCAGCTGGATATCGGAAACATGTTGGCAGTTCtggaaaagaagcagcagtCTCAAAAACCCAACCAGGACACAAAACCAGTCATTCTCTCAG TTGGTGGAGGACTTCCAGTTGTCCAGAAACAACCTTCAGTTCAGAGGAAGCCTCCCTGGCAGCAAGATAAAATTGCGCACAATCCCCTGGACTCCACCAGCCCTTTGGTGAAGAAaggaaagcagagagaggtgcCCAAAGCCAAGAAGCCAACTCCTCTTAAGAAG GTCAttttaaaagagagagaggagaggaaacaaagacatttaatggAGGAAATGGGTCTTCTGCCTGAAAATGAGTTAAAACCTGAAAATGATGCTGCAGAAGAAAAGCATTGTGAAGCAAATGCCTCAG ATGAGTTTGGAAGTCCCACAGAGGAACTCGATGATCAGCTGGAGTTTAATGGCATGAGCCAGATGATAGAGGAAGGGGATGAGGAGACTAATAAAGACCAAGAGATTGTGGAGCAACAGACCACCTCACCTGTGCCCTGTGCAGTTTATCAGCCTAAAATCCACAGCAGAAAGTTCAGAGA CTATTGCAGCCAGATGCTGAGCAGAGACGTTGATGAGTGTGTGACGACACTGTTAAAGGAGCTGGTTCGTTTTCAGGATCGCCTGTACCAGAAGGACCCCATGAAAGCCCGCATGAAACGGCGGATTGTGATGGGGCTCAGAGAGGTCCTGAAGCACCTCAAACTCAGGAAAGTCAAGTGTGTCATCATCTCACCCAACTGTGAACGAATCCAGTCCAAAg GTGGCCTGGATGAGGCTATCCACACCATCATTGACACATGTCGAGAGCAGAGGGTGCCATTTGTATTTGCCCTCTCTAGGAAAGCTTTGGGCCGCTGCGTCAACAAGGCAGTGCCTGTCAGTCTGGTGGGCATCTTCAACTATGATGGTGCACAG GACTGCTATCACAAGATGATTGAGTTGTCGTCTGAGGCCAGGAGAGCCTATGAAGTGATGGTGACGAGCCTGGAGCAGACAGAGCAGGCAGAACCAGAACAGGCCGAGGATAATGAGGAAGAGCTGCAGATCAGCAGCCTGGGGAAGAAGGCTGATGCCATTCCAGACACCACACAGGTGGAGGAACCTGAATACA TAAAAGTTTGGAAAAGAATGTTGGAGAAGGAAAACAACCATACATTTTTGAACTTTGAGGAGCAGCTAAGCTCAATGCATTTGGACAATGAATACACAGAAAACTCTGAAGACGAGAAGAGTTGA
- the mfsd10 gene encoding major facilitator superfamily domain-containing protein 10 — protein MSTINKSAKSAEDGDSFSSKVINIVFITLLLDLLGFTLILPLLPSILDHYAQTGDDVYQSLQSLVDWFREAVGIPMEKKYNSVLFGGLIGSLFSLLQFLSSPVTGALSDRHGRRPLLIITTLGLMSSYAVWAVSQSFSMFLLFRVIGGICKGNVSLCTAIVADLPSPKARNRGMAMIGIAFSLGFTVGPLMGAYFAINSAATGNVFHQTPALLALAFSFADLLFICVMLPETLTKDVKASSSGFGDSRDLLSPLSLFYFSAVTRTKDPPSRQRMKKLQVLGLVYFCYLFLFSGLEFTLSFLTHQRFHFTSMQQGKMFFFIGVIMALIQGGYARRIKPGQHIKAVRMAILILIPAFILIGLSWNLTMLYIGLALYSFAAAVVVPCLSTLVSDHGSTNQKGTVMGILRSLGALARALGPVVSSSVYWIAGAQICFLLTSASFIIPLSLLTIARRQKEE, from the exons ATGTCAACCATAAACAAATCTGCAAAATCTGCAGAGGATGGTGACTCGTTCTCATCGAAGGTCATCAACATCGTGTTTATCACCCTGCTGCTGGACCTGCTGGGATTTACCCTGATTCTACCTCTGCTACCTTCGATTTTGGACCATTATGCACAAACAGGG GATGACGTATATCAGTCGCTGCAGAGTTTGGTGGACTGGTTCAGGGAGGCTGTTGGGATTCCTATGGAGAAGAAGTACAACAGTGTACTATTTGGAG GTTTGATCGGGtcactgttttctctgctgcagttCCTGTCCTCGCCTGTAACGGGGGCTCTGTCCGATCGTCATGGCAGACGTCCCCTGCTTATCATTACCACA TTAGGGCTGATGTCCTCCTATGCAGTCTGGGCAGTTTCCCAGAGCTTCAGCATGTTCCTTTTGTTTCGGGTAATTGGGGGAATTTGCAAGGGCAATGTCAGCCTCTGCACTGCCATTGTAGCCGACTTGCCATCCCCGAAAGCACGAAACCGAGGAATG GCTATGATTGGCATTGCCTTCTCCTTGGGCTTCACTGTGGGGCCTCTGATGGGTGCCTACTTTGCGATCAACTCCGCGGCAACAGGAAACGTCTTCCACCAAACCCCAGCTCTGCTCGCTTTGGCGTTCAGTTTTGCCGATCTGCTCTTTATTTGTGTCATGCTGCCTGAGACATTAACAAAGGATGTCAAG GCTTCATCCTCAGGTTTTGGAGACTCCAGGGACCTTCTCAGTCCGTTATCTTTGTTCTATTTCTCAGCTGTAACCAGGACAAAAGATCCACCTTCAAGACAAA GAATGAAAAAGCTTCAGGTGTTGGGCCTGGTTTATTTTTGCTACCTCTTCCTGTTCTCTGGTCTGGAGTTTACGCTAAGTTTTCTGACTCACCAACGTTTCCATTTTACAAG TATGCAGCAGGGAAAGATGTTCTTCTTCATTGGCGTCATCATGGCTTTGATCCAGGGAGGATACGCTCGCAGGATCAAACCTGGGCAGCATATTAAGGCCGTTCGTATG GCAATCTTAATATTGATCCCAGCATTTATTCTGATTGGGTTATCCTGGAATTTAACAATGCTTTACATCGGCCTGGCGCTGTACTCCTTTG CGGCTGCGGTAGTAGTTCCATGCTTATCAACACTTGTTTCTGACCATG GTTCAACTAATCAGAAGGGCACAGTGATGGGGATCCTGCGTAGCCTGGGTGCCCTCGCCAGAGCGCTAGGACCAGTTGTATCATCTTCTG TTTACTGGATAGCTGGAGCTCAAATCTGTTTTCTCCTCACTTCAGCCTCTTTCATTATACCCCTAAGTCTCCTGACCATAGCCAGAAGGCAAAAGGAAGAGTGA
- the LOC137135586 gene encoding zinc finger protein 462-like: MQQDSVPFSTSGHMMHSEAQEPTIKALQCVQCTLIFKSKVYLFEHLNKVHGFDVESALSEAGLKHHGTKANPDNLSSSSENVFLCQHCDFQSSLQDVLNQHKKHCQKKHESPNGTVDISGNPEMKLTAALMNQQKEDAEEISSSFSEISTSKAKCTPSLSKDVKPSNSQLQTITKYFTSSLASNGKPPVKLADASMPLNGNKETLVLQESPSSSCGVYKVTAKSMIDIPRKASNLKSLKPNEKVEEIVTNNVVERASTERSEGPPAKKAKSCKEETKPARNTNASKQQLSSSANFSFELSKEDEERVRVLNGDTESSKMYFCKHCDYNSVNIKDVSMHYHNEHPCVNCNVAYIQDPQDQSATFRCLECPVEFVSVPDLKKHYMENHPEAPDVFTLQSCELSLIFKCFVCHFTTTLLKTLKEHYVDMHQTYEVDNPLLYFRYSASRWQKASSLLNTCEKAPSPERPDGSTPEGAQSPCKGVKNPPIPQHSISRGADVALYHCNSCNFSHKSAVVMHVHYQKNHPDEPVTIDRIKLASTKSKSMTTENTPNTIKENSTPQKDITESSTKAYDKAKLSHQKVSLSLMNSKQTSEACDSETPNAEKMESAEDRSVTKTSLTSHKRELSTGMDGSLQVIYCRFCSYSSYKIRSVLGHCNAKHIVHGTTSIEELLQHTAELQKKKLQSEAKASANTSSSDAQTTEQHDAHSGKQPRCEEDDVADASMIGFHLYKYPEKLFYCQKCNFGNPSLKGVLNHQSKIHRRLHSNKECILKHTALLHKEIKKSSSHTKESRVASHLPLPLMNEGDENCFFCHFCNYRHSTLNEVLRHYFKRHPEVKGKAELIRRYTSLVLEETQKSHLKRAENKGSNHATLENKKNTKKTTNKLAKCFSVSVSPSLRASQTQRILQCYRCSYTTQVVYLLRRHMWKIHRSNRSCNDVLRTCFNQGNLQSGYHCHLCVFSHTNAATVYKHCQNQHPGQKVSFEYVSTHLYVGPRTTTPKREKPQPKHTNDASDGTDGAPSFGENETKTYSCKACSFKGSSITSITQHYRAVHPWSVKEDGSVLGVVINKKRIANSQLENHHEIPESFETYQIPLEFDQSMDTCHEQAESSGLFKCSHCTASFHTWHSLSTHCGMKHKGAATENSDEQQELQIQMRVHVFKCPHCPYINSNYQGVLTHCQMKHPALVSRANSLHVDKRHLQSLDECLKTNSSGDNLRYRGYMCKTCHHIYATPEKLNKHCKTDHKKTALMSNTPKPAPEPTAVSKIKQNLVSNSHSTRGSVSKASFLCQKKYAEVKCQLCSYSFSTKIGLSRHILVHHRNPSIIVKDCAYKCLLCTRSYSKKKRLGSHYAKKHGRDAFLKYYAPVHKPQKSPSHPLTQQPETTSEAFKSSTTTKKTKVLIYKCPTCPYVNASYHGILTHCQMIHPDLVVRADELQTDEILVTNMIECTLGKGANERGYMCKKCPQIHASIVKLKSHCKRDHGQAELAASENSNESQTEEQRDYASVGSALEAASLKTKTSAVKKKDPSQQLGSPRTCQSSARPVPNKEPLYKCYMCTYTGSCRKYLYCHYKHTHKLDALRMYKLLERYNKRKRKAPSLTRAEYEETAPVKCKKCLRLTFESSRHLIAHYSGFHRSDCKFDFTVLSQRTQRSTGIYRCAHCKKQINGIKNLSSHLDRHRAYKIKKAKAAERQASFVSAATPEARSSELCRQDELPLLETVEELAQWNVTPVQTFTLPASPVPSPSKPTDPEQPEGDSRQGEHSCKQCRRTFMSLKGLRSHERSHAALAAIKNLDNLPLSALKHNINKYLIYKSGTLRPFLCSICSFRTTVLGLWKSHFMKKHQDYLMDTGETRNKDEESSKPEKESLHSTDEIHNSPEPDEQPEMTEKSLYLEPPDVQRQLTHYSLMAQIGVSSKENLHETVLSENSLLHCELCNFSTGHQSSMRRHYLNRHGRKLLRCKDCDFVTGIRKTLEMHMQTGHSTFQSEATHLKDLRCPFCLYQTKNKNNMIDHIVLHREERVVPIEVRRPKLSHYLQGIVFRCHKCTFTSSSAENLHLHMMRHNDVRPYRCRLCYFDCTHLSDLEGHLSDKHQVVRNHELVGQVSLDQLEATVDMTPVQKGERLFNLQQHNSDHEDGETEELVTDCSELLHEILTGNLTENDFKERTSLQMREAEQKHAEEPIKQAGVGFLSDAANVEGIKTAGKGWNAVIQSEYFSGPVKPLACGEKTEKTQAQDIIKAEKPTSVPSCAHLKRSPKGNLEVSLVSCKAEVHIQKNSEEVTNSYKEMPVLQNAPLKEEMQLLECCKEEEDTDIFENEQPREDGMIIKDNQKHCKDYEQEEGAGKRDSSPTGAAAGGAALVLHTSVGEKKLYTCELCGRNLLNNCELERHIMRHGM, translated from the exons ATGCAAcaag ATTCAGTTCCCTTTTCCACATCTGGCCACATGATGCACAGTGAAGCTCAGGAACCCACAATCAAGGCTCTGCAGTGTGTTCAATGTACGCTCATTTTTAAATCCAAGGTCTACCTTTTTGAACACCTCAACAAGGTTCATGGCTTTGATGTAGAATCTGCTCTCTCAGAGGCTGGTCTGAAACACCACGGGACTAAAGCTAACCCTGACAACCTTAGTAGcagttcagaaaatgtttttttatgccagCACTGTGATTTTCAGTCATCTCTGCAGGACGTTTTAAATCAACACAAGAAGCACTGtcagaaaaaacatgaaagtcCAAATGGCACAGTAGATATTTCTGGAAACCCAGAGATGAAATTAACTGCAGCTTTGATGAACCAGCAgaaggaagatgcagaagagatTTCCTCATCATTTTCAGAAATTTCTACCTCAAAAGCAAAGTGCACACCCAGCTTATCAAAAGATGTAAAACCATCCAACAGCCAATTGCAGACCATCACCAAATACTTCACGTCATCGTTGGCATCAAATGGGAAACCACCAGTGAAGTTAGCTGATGCCTCAATGCCTCTAAATGGCAACAAAGAAACCCTGGTTTTGCAAGAGTCTCCTTCAAGCTCCTGTGGTGTGTATAAAGTCACTGCAAAGTCCATGATTGATATCCCTAGAAAGGCTTCTAACCTGAAATCTCTGAAGCCTAATGAAAAGGTCGAGGAAATTGTTACTAACAATGTTGTTGAAAGAGCCAGTACTGAAAGGTCAGAAGGTCCTCCCGCTAAAAAAGCAAAGTCATGCAAAGAAGAGACAAAACCCGCACGAAACACAAATGCAAGTAAACAACAATTATCAAGTAGTGCAAATTTCTCATTTGAACTAAGCAAAGAGGATGAAGAAAGGGTTAGAGTTTTAAATGGGGACACAGAAAGCtcgaaaatgtatttttgtaagcACTGTGACTACAACAGTGTAAACATCAAAGATGTGTCTATGCATTATCATAACGAACATCCATGTGTAAACTGCAACGTTGCCTACATTCAGGATCCACAGGATCAAAGCGCAACCTTTCGTTGCCTGGAGTGTCCAGTTGAGTTTGTAAGTGTACCTGATCTCAAGAAACACTATATGGAAAATCATCCAGAGGCTCCAGATGTATTCACACTGCAATCATGTGAGCTCAGtttgattttcaaatgttttgtgtgcCACTTTACCACTACTTTATTGAAGACCTTGAAAGAACATTACGTGGACATGCACCAAACATATGAGGTGGATAATCCCTTGTTGTACTTCAGATATTCTGCATCTAGATGGCAAAAGGCATCATCTCTGTTGAATACATGTGAAAAGGCACCCAGTCCAGAACGACCAGATGGAAGTACTCCAGAGGGTGCCCAATCACCATGTAAGGGAGTCAAAAATCCACCAATACCCCAACATTCCATCTCCAGAGGAGCAGATGTTGCtttatatcattgcaacagctgcaACTTTAGTCACAAGTCAGCTGTTGTTATGCATGTTCACTATCAAAAAAACCACCCAGATGAGCCTGTCACAATAGACAGAATTAAACTGGCATctacaaaatcaaaatcaatgaCGACTGAAAATACTCCTAACACAATAAAGGAAAACTCTACACCTCAAAAGGATATCACGGAGTCTTCTACAAAAGCATACGACAAAGCGAAACTCTCACACCAAAAGGTTTCATTGTCCTTGATGAACTCGAAGCAAACATCTGAAGCTTGTGATTCAGAAACTCCAAATGCTGAGAAAATGGAATCTGCAGAGGATAGAAGTGTAACAAAGACTTCACTCACCAGTCATAAAAGGGAACTATCTACTGGAATGGATGGATCATTACAAGTGATTTACTGTCGGTTTTGCAGTTATTCAAGCTACAAGATTCGAAGCGTCCTTGGTCATTGCAATGCGAAACATATTGTGCATGGAACAACATCCATTGAGGAGCTCTTGCAACATACTGCCGAgctgcaaaaaaagaaacttcaaaGTGAAGCGAAGGCCTCAGCCAATACCTCATCTTCTGATGCTCAAACTACTGAACAACATGATGCACATAGCGGAAAACAACCTCGCTGTGAAGAGGATGATGTAGCAGATGCTTCCATGATAGGATTTCATCTTTACAAATATCCAGAAAAGTTGTTTTACTGCCAGAAATGCAACTTTGGAAATCCATCTCTTAAAGGAGTGTTGAACCATCAAAGTAAAATCCACAGACGTTTACATTCCAACAAAGAATGCATTCTTAAACATACAGCTTTGCTTcataaagaaatcaaaaaatCTAGCTCTCACACCAAGGAGTCACGCGTTGCTTCTCATCTACCTCTGCCACTTATGAATGAAGGtgatgaaaattgttttttttgccacttTTGCAACTATAGGCACAGTACTTTGAATGAAGTTTTGAGGCACTACTTCAAAAGACATCCTGAAGTTAAGGGTAAGGCCGAGCTAATTCGTAGGTATACTTCTCTGGTTcttgaagaaacacaaaaatcgCACCTAAAAAGAGCTGAAAACAAAGGCTCCAATCATGCAACCcttgagaataaaaaaaatactaagaaaacaacaaacaaacttgcCAAATgcttttcagtttcagtgtcGCCCTCACTGAGAGCCTCCCAAACACAGAGGATCCTTCAGTGCTATAGATGCTCATATACTACTCAGGTTGTGTATCTTCTGAGGAGGCATATGTGGAAAATCCATAGGTCAAATCGCTCATGCAATGATGTTTTAAGAACATGTTTTAACCAAGGAAATTTACAGTCGGGGTATCACTGTCACTTGTGCGTCTTCTCGCACACAAATGCAGCAACAGTCTATAAGCATTGCCAGAACCAGCACCCAGGACAAAAAGTAAGCTTTGAGTATGTCAGTACTCACTTATATGTCGGTCCCAGAACAACCACACCTAAAAGGGAGAAACCTCAACCAAAGCACACAAATGATGCTAGTGATGGCACTGATGGTGCCCCAAGTTttggagaaaatgaaacaaagacgTATTCGTGCAAAGCGTGTTCATTTAAAGGTAGTTCAATAACAAGTATTACACAACACTATCGAGCCGTTCATCCTTGGTCTGTGAAAGAAGATGGATCAGTCCTGGGCGTTGTCATCAACAAGAAACGAATTGCAAACAGCCAGCTGGAAAACCACCATGAAATACCCGAGTCATTTGAGACGTACCAAATACCTCTTGAATTCGACCAGTCAATGGATACCTGTCATGAACAAGCAGAATCATCCGGGTTGTTCAAATGCTCTCACTGCACTGCAAGCTTTCATACCTGGCACAGCCTCAGCACCCACTGTGGAATGAAACACAAAGGTGCTGCAACTGAAAATTCAGACGAACAGCAAGAGCTGCAAATCCAAATGCGTGTGCATGTCTTTAAGTGTCCACATTGTCCGTACATCAACAGCAATTACCAAGGAGTTCTTACTCACTGCCAGATGAAGCATCCTGCCCTTGTATCCAGAGCCAACAGCCTTCATGTGGATAAAAGACATTTGCAGAGTTTGGATGagtgtctgaaaacaaacagctcTGGTGACAATTTGAGATATAGAGGGTACATGTGTAAAACCTGCCATCACATCTATGCAACACCGGAGAAGCTAAACAAGCACTGCAAGACGGACcataaaaaaactgcactgaTGTCAAACACACCCAAACCAGCTCCTGAACCAACAGCtgtgagtaaaataaaacaaaatcttgtATCTAATTCTCACAGCACTCGGGGATCAGTTTCGAAAGCCTCCTTTTTATGTCAGAAAAAATACGCAGAGGTTAAGTGTCAGCTCTGCAGTTATAGTTTCAGCACCAAAATTGGGCTCAGTCGACACATTCTCGTTCACCACAGGAATCCATCCATAATAGTTAAGGACTGTGCATACAAGTGTCTCCTGTGTACCAGATCCTATTCTAAGAAAAAACGCCTTGGAAGTCATTATGCTAAGAAACATGGAAGGGATGCCTTCTTAAAATACTATGCACCAGTACACAAGCCACAGAAGTCCCCCAGTCACCCATTAACACAGCAACCGGAAACCACTTCTGAGGCATTTAAGTCCagtacaacaacaaagaaaaccaaagtATTAATTTACAAGTGTCCAACCTGCCCCTATGTGAATGCTAGCTACCATGGAATTCTCACTCACTGCCAAATGATCCATCCAGATCTCGTAGTCAGGGCAGATGAACTTCAGACTGATGAAATACTTGTAACCAACATGATCGAGTGTACATTGGGCAAAGGTGCCAATGAAAGAGGCTACATGTGTAAAAAATGTCCGCAGATCCATGCATCAATAGTAAAACTAAAAAGCCACTGCAAGAGGGACCATGGTCAGGCTGAACTGGCAGCTTCTGAGAATTCAAATGAATCTCAAACTGAAGAACAACGTGATTACGCCTCTGTAGGCTCGGCTTTAGAGGCTGCCagtttaaaaaccaaaacatcagCAGTGAAAAAGAAAGACCCCAGTCAACAGTTGGGCTCTCCCCGGACATGCCAATCAAGTGCAAGACCAGTGCCAAACAAAGAGCCACTGTACAAGTGCTACATGTGCACCTATACAGGATCGTGTCGTAAATACTTGTATTGCCATTACAAACATACCCACAAATTGGATGCACTTCGCATGTACAAGCTGCTGGAAAGGTATAACAAACGTAAACGGAAGGCTCCGAGCCTGACTCGAGCTGAATATGAGGAAACTGCACCtgtcaaatgtaaaaagtgtCTGCGCCTAACGTTTGAATCTTCTCGGCATCTTATTGCTCACTATAGTGGTTTTCATAGATCAGATTGCAAATTTGACTTTACTGTGCTGTCACAAAGAACACAGAGAAGCACAGGGATTTACAGGTGTGCCCACtgcaagaaacaaataaatgggATTAAGAATCTGAGCTCCCACCTGGATCGACACAGAGCATATAAGATAAAGAAGGCAAAGGCTGCAGAGAGGCAGGCATCGTTTGTCAGTGCGGCAACACCAGAGGCCAGATCCAGTGAA ctCTGTAGGCAAGATGAGCTGCCCTTGTTAGAAACCGTGGAAGAGCTGGCCCAGTGGAATGTGACACCAGTGCAAACCTTCACTTTGCCAGCAAGTCCGGTGCCATCACCTTCAAAGCCTACTGATCCAGAGCAACCTGAGGGGGACTCGAGACAAGGCGAGCACAGCTGCAAACAGTGTAGGCGGACATTCATGTCACTGAAGGGTTTGCGTTCGCATGAGCGCAGCCATGCAGCCCTGGCGGCCATCAAGAACCTGGACAACCTGCCTCTCTCAGCATTAAAGCACAA CATTAACAAATATCTCATCTACAAATCTGGAACTTTAAGACCTTTCCTATGTAGTATCTGCTCCTTTCGGACGACCGTCCTCGGCCTGTGGAAAAGTcattttatgaaaaaacatcAAG ACTACCTCATGGATACGGGTGAGACTCGTAACAAAGATGAGGAGAGCTCGAAGCCCGAAAAGGAGTCATTGCATTCAACGGATGAAATACACAATTCCCCTGAACCTGATGAACAACCTGAGATGACTGAAA AATCATTGTACTTGGAGCCTCCAGATGTGCAGCGGCAGTTAACCCACTACAGCTTGATGGCACAGATTGGTGTCTCATCTAAAGAGAACCTGCATGAAACTGTATTATCTGAGAACAGTCTGCTTCACTGCGAGTTATGCAACTTTAGCACTGGACACCAGTCTAGTATGCGACGGCACTACCTAAACCGCCATGGAAGGAAGCTCCTCAGATGTAAAGACTGCGACTTTGTCACTGGTATAAG GAAAACTTTGGAAATGCACATGCAGACTGGTCATTCTACCTTCCAGTCAGAAGCCACTCATCTGAAGGACCTCCGCTGCCCTTTCTGTCTCTACCAGAccaagaataaaaacaacatgattGATCACATCGTCTTACATCGTG aGGAACGTGTTGTGCCAATAGAGGTCCGACGCCCTAAGCTGTCACATTACCTTCAGGGGATTGTCTTCCGCTGTCACAAATGCACTTTCACAAGCAGCAGTGCTGAAAACCTCCATTTGCACATGATGAGGCACAATGACGTCAGACCCTACAGGTGTCGGCTGTGTTACTTTGACTGCACGCACCTGAGCGACTTGGAAGGCCACCTGAGTGATAAGCATCAG GTTGTGAGGAATCATGAGCTTGTGGGTCAGGTCAGCCTTGATCAGCTAGAAGCAACAGTTGATATGACGCCAGTGCAGAAAGGGGAACGGTTGTTTAATTTGCAGCAGCACAACAGTGACCATGAGGATGGAGAAACAGAGGAGTTAGTTACAGACTGTAGTGAATTACTACATGAAATACTAACTGGCAACCTGACAGAAAATGACTTCAAAGAGAGAACCTCTCTGCAGATGAGGGAAGCAGAACAAAAGCACGCAGAGGAGCCAATAAAACAAGCAGGAGTTGGGTTCTTGTCAGACGCTGCAAATGTGGAGGGGATAAAAACTGCTGGGAAGGGCTGGAATGCAGTTATACAATCAGAGTATTTCAGTGGCCCAGTGAAGCCATTGGCCTGTggggaaaaaactgaaaaaacacaggCTCAAGACATTATTAAGGCTGAAAAGCCAACCTCTGTGCCCAGCTGTGCACATCTTAAGAGAAGCCCAAAGGGCAATTTAGAGGTCTCACTTGTAAGCTGCAAAGCGGAAGTGCACATTCAGAAAAACAGTGAGGAAGTAACGAACTCTTACAAAGAAATGCCAGTACTACAGAATGCACCTCTCAAGGAGGAAATGCAGCTTCTTGAGTGTTGCAAGGAGGAAGAAGACACTGATATTTTTGAGAATGAACAGCCCAGAGAGGATGGGATGATCATCAAAGACAATCAGAAACACTGTAAGGATTATGAACAGGAGGAGGGAGCCGGCAAAAGGGACAGCAGTCCAACAG GTGCAGCTGCAGGTGGAGCTGCTCTGGTCCTGCACACTTCAGTTGGAGAAAAGAAACTGTACACCTGTGAGCTTTGTGGAAGAAACCTCTTGAACAACTGTGAACTGGAACGTCATATTATGCGACATGGAATGTAA